From the genome of Thermogutta terrifontis, one region includes:
- a CDS encoding tetratricopeptide repeat protein, which produces MKRLLAFLVILLELGLVPLEGTADVTEDLRFIQSLRSRRLFRLAEYQCELALQRPGLSTGDKAVLTVQFLETLNEHALYAEVGRRTACWQRAQELTSSFEKDHEETDGSLVVRLSGVKVLVEQGKILREEAELTLLATRSSSSLWDEMMKPSRTVLRKAGEQLKALRDEIARSLRRAQKVTETDGLPLGEQQLLSLEKQAQFWTALAACELARTYPAGSEDYLAMLNDAASNLRGLSELPLDHPLGFPARLYYADVNRLLGQKEAAWKILAGLDDEQLSKDRQQELLAGRLQWATTFEEEQLAKTLFERAMTVEVSLSPPLAFAMLETATWFWKKAGEKGDKSSEEWEVQIKKLVEVLRQSGSTYWTHRGELLVAHAASASASANSTTLDLYVAENAYRAGRWQEAIEAYDRVAQTAKKAGQEDVAFQCSWAAAAIAQQQSLHQEAWQRFNTLAQEFPHQAKASQAAFLALVNLGQLVAKDEKAYLALYERELRAYLDRFPRGKEAYLVRFRLAQLLEYQSRIQEAVGMYLDTLEQLPADQGGETSGSSQQGDSTSDLLQETKREEVLEKVFLGLDRCLSVLCAGTRQDFSAEARQVAQRLHAWSIVGNGDRTDQRYRLMAEERAIRLMLWECGDPVFAEKILLTRFPDPDHFWKEFRTLSNDVSSTSGWITLWLEVMAQLGREREAQYWCEQLRHLEFDVRWEWASGVTEKLSQAKPNRAQAIARWVVAAVPDFVQQYATHPQDWKVQAGLKYARLLVMANLHEDSLGWMRRLAQEFPEHGEIQENLALLLAYSDDVLLRNESLQKFQEIARRTPEGSPRWFRAKYMTAWLLHNLGRTRDAWEMLSLLETLHPDLGGEPLRGKILSLKDECQRHSPQDR; this is translated from the coding sequence ATGAAACGGTTGTTGGCTTTCTTGGTTATTCTGTTGGAGTTGGGCCTGGTGCCGTTAGAGGGCACGGCAGATGTTACTGAAGACCTGCGGTTCATTCAATCGTTGCGGTCTCGTCGTCTCTTTCGGCTGGCCGAGTATCAGTGTGAGCTCGCGTTGCAGCGGCCGGGCTTAAGTACCGGTGACAAGGCAGTACTCACCGTCCAGTTTCTGGAAACGCTCAATGAACACGCCCTTTATGCCGAAGTTGGCCGGCGGACAGCCTGCTGGCAACGGGCTCAGGAATTGACCAGCAGCTTCGAGAAAGATCACGAAGAGACCGATGGGAGCCTCGTCGTGCGCCTGTCGGGCGTGAAAGTTCTCGTGGAGCAGGGAAAAATCCTGCGGGAGGAGGCCGAGTTGACTCTTCTGGCCACACGTTCTTCGTCCTCGCTGTGGGATGAGATGATGAAGCCGTCGCGCACAGTTCTCCGGAAGGCTGGAGAGCAACTGAAGGCCCTCCGCGATGAAATCGCGCGATCACTCAGGCGCGCGCAAAAAGTGACGGAGACTGACGGCCTTCCACTTGGCGAGCAACAGCTTCTGAGCCTCGAAAAACAGGCCCAATTCTGGACAGCGCTTGCCGCATGTGAACTGGCACGGACCTATCCTGCTGGGTCGGAAGATTATCTGGCTATGCTCAATGATGCGGCGAGCAACCTCCGGGGCCTCAGTGAACTGCCGCTTGACCATCCTCTCGGCTTTCCCGCCCGGCTCTATTATGCGGATGTCAATCGACTGCTCGGCCAGAAGGAAGCGGCATGGAAAATCCTCGCCGGTCTCGATGATGAGCAACTCTCCAAAGATCGACAACAAGAACTCCTTGCGGGTCGGTTGCAATGGGCCACCACTTTTGAAGAAGAACAACTGGCCAAAACGCTGTTTGAAAGGGCCATGACAGTTGAGGTTTCACTTTCGCCACCTTTGGCTTTCGCGATGCTCGAAACCGCTACCTGGTTTTGGAAAAAAGCAGGGGAAAAAGGCGACAAAAGTTCTGAGGAGTGGGAGGTCCAGATCAAAAAGCTGGTGGAAGTCCTCAGACAGAGCGGCTCGACGTATTGGACCCACCGGGGAGAACTCCTCGTGGCGCATGCCGCGTCGGCAAGTGCAAGCGCAAACAGCACAACTCTGGATCTTTATGTGGCGGAGAACGCTTATCGAGCTGGAAGGTGGCAAGAGGCCATCGAGGCTTATGACCGTGTTGCTCAAACAGCAAAAAAAGCCGGGCAGGAGGATGTGGCCTTTCAGTGCAGTTGGGCTGCTGCGGCCATTGCCCAACAACAGTCGCTGCATCAGGAAGCGTGGCAGCGGTTCAACACGCTTGCCCAGGAGTTTCCCCACCAGGCGAAGGCGTCCCAAGCTGCGTTTCTGGCGCTGGTCAATCTTGGCCAACTGGTAGCAAAAGACGAGAAAGCATACCTCGCTCTTTACGAACGAGAACTCCGCGCGTATCTCGATCGATTCCCCCGGGGGAAAGAGGCGTATCTCGTGCGATTCCGCCTGGCGCAACTCCTTGAGTATCAATCCCGGATACAAGAGGCCGTTGGCATGTACCTGGACACCCTGGAGCAATTGCCTGCCGACCAAGGCGGAGAAACGAGTGGTAGTTCTCAGCAGGGGGATAGTACGAGTGACCTGCTGCAGGAGACCAAACGAGAAGAGGTGCTTGAAAAAGTCTTCCTGGGGCTCGATCGGTGCCTGTCCGTTCTCTGCGCGGGGACAAGGCAGGATTTCTCCGCGGAGGCTCGCCAGGTTGCGCAGCGTCTTCATGCCTGGAGTATCGTCGGGAACGGGGATCGCACGGATCAGCGCTATCGACTCATGGCCGAGGAGCGCGCCATCCGACTGATGCTGTGGGAATGCGGTGATCCCGTATTCGCGGAAAAAATTCTCCTAACACGGTTCCCCGATCCAGATCATTTTTGGAAAGAATTCCGAACGCTAAGCAATGACGTCTCAAGCACATCCGGGTGGATAACCCTCTGGCTGGAGGTCATGGCTCAATTGGGGCGAGAAAGAGAGGCACAGTATTGGTGCGAACAACTTCGCCATCTGGAGTTTGATGTTCGCTGGGAATGGGCGAGCGGCGTCACCGAGAAACTCTCCCAGGCAAAACCGAATCGAGCTCAGGCGATCGCCCGATGGGTTGTGGCAGCGGTCCCGGACTTTGTCCAGCAATACGCGACACATCCCCAAGATTGGAAGGTCCAAGCCGGTTTGAAGTATGCCCGGCTGCTCGTGATGGCAAACCTCCATGAGGACTCGCTGGGCTGGATGCGCCGCCTGGCGCAGGAATTTCCTGAACATGGTGAAATTCAGGAAAACCTTGCGCTTCTTTTGGCTTATTCGGACGACGTTTTGCTACGGAACGAATCTCTCCAGAAATTTCAGGAAATTGCTCGGCGAACGCCGGAGGGATCTCCTCGGTGGTTTCGGGCAAAGTATATGACGGCCTGGTTGCTCCACAATTTAGGGAGAACACGCGATGCCTGGGAGATGCTGAGTCTGCTTGAAACTCTCCACCCTGACCTGGGAGGAGAGCCCCTGAGGGGGAAAATCTTGTCCCTGAAAGACGAATGCCAGAGACATTCGCCGCAAGACAGATAA
- a CDS encoding GDSL-type esterase/lipase family protein, translating into MLAETKGTLVRWAILSCLITGWLLPQGAIASGEEAASGQVTFYVSAQGNDEWSGLSPSPDAKNRTGPWRTLAQLRQALNQVAEKGTVVRVKVIFEPGRLELSEPVTLRDLPKSIASLEFEAKTPGAVVWSGGRLVTNWKRAIEVANVSPLLPQEAREHVFIADLKELGVSDYGSAGGGGLELCYQNRRMTLARWPNQGFTKIVDVLGEQPIDVRGKKGDKVGKFIYEGNRPSRWVKEKDPWVHGYWFWDWSDQRHPVALIDPDRSLIAVKPPYHYYGYRKGQWWYAFNLLSELDTPGEYYLDRVTGQLYFWPPDSPTDPARLEDGQPTVSVSSGIMQLVSVRNVTLRGLRLAHCRGTALVCENCENCTVENCEFLLTGGWAVQIRGGRQCVVRQSHLHELGEGGVSATGGDRATLSPAGHIVEDNEIHDYGQIHPMYRAGVSIGGVGQHVLHNHIHHAPHQAVGFSGNNHTISWNEIDHVCLESNDAGAIYAGRDWTMRGTVISWNYFHHISGFQNRGCMGVYLDDMFCGTQITNNIFYQVTRAAFIGGGRDNLVENNIFIDCRPAVHVDARALGWASYHVPTTMTERLKAMPYKSELWRKAYPTLVNILEDEPAAPKGNIIRKNLCFGGTWENIENRARSYLVMENNVILPLEATARFFVNPETEDWRLKPDAPLQSTLPGFEAIPFEKIGPRPANRALLSWRRAISARLASYEEKKKDTGPERWESAIKKFEEADKLHPPPDGAILFVGSSSIVRWDVSRWFPHWITINRGFGGSQIHEVTHYAKRIIAPYHPQLIVFYAGDNDIGAGASPEIVCRRFADFLQVIRSEGVTAPVIFIGIKPSLARWHLIDKIRAANHLIEEYCRAHPESKVHFLDVEKPMLGPDGHPQPDLFVNDGLHLSDKGYQLWSELLKPVVEQLLGDNLPKKSG; encoded by the coding sequence ATGCTTGCTGAAACAAAAGGCACTCTTGTCCGCTGGGCGATCTTGAGTTGCCTGATCACCGGGTGGCTGTTGCCACAAGGGGCGATCGCATCTGGCGAGGAAGCAGCGTCGGGCCAGGTCACCTTCTACGTTTCTGCCCAGGGAAACGATGAGTGGTCCGGGCTGTCGCCTTCTCCGGATGCCAAAAATCGCACCGGACCATGGCGGACACTTGCCCAACTCCGCCAGGCCTTGAATCAAGTTGCAGAAAAAGGCACTGTTGTCAGGGTCAAGGTCATTTTCGAACCTGGCCGGCTGGAATTGTCCGAACCCGTTACCCTCCGTGATCTACCGAAGTCGATCGCCAGCCTCGAATTTGAAGCAAAGACGCCTGGCGCCGTGGTATGGAGTGGCGGACGACTCGTCACGAACTGGAAACGTGCGATTGAGGTGGCCAACGTGTCGCCGCTCCTCCCTCAAGAGGCACGCGAGCACGTCTTCATTGCCGATCTTAAAGAACTTGGGGTGTCCGACTACGGCTCGGCGGGAGGCGGAGGTCTCGAGCTTTGCTATCAAAATCGCCGAATGACATTAGCGCGATGGCCGAACCAGGGTTTTACCAAAATTGTGGACGTATTGGGTGAACAGCCCATCGACGTACGCGGTAAAAAGGGCGACAAAGTCGGCAAGTTTATTTACGAGGGCAATCGTCCATCCCGCTGGGTGAAGGAGAAGGACCCCTGGGTTCATGGCTACTGGTTCTGGGACTGGTCCGACCAGCGGCATCCGGTCGCCCTCATTGATCCCGATCGTTCCCTCATTGCTGTTAAACCACCTTACCATTACTATGGCTACCGAAAAGGACAGTGGTGGTATGCCTTCAATCTCCTCAGTGAACTCGACACACCGGGCGAATATTATCTCGACAGAGTAACGGGCCAGCTCTATTTCTGGCCGCCCGACTCTCCCACCGATCCCGCCCGCCTTGAAGATGGCCAGCCCACCGTTTCTGTCAGTTCTGGAATTATGCAACTGGTTTCAGTAAGAAATGTCACCTTGCGGGGTCTGCGGCTCGCCCATTGTCGCGGCACGGCACTGGTGTGCGAGAATTGTGAAAATTGCACCGTCGAAAACTGTGAATTCCTATTGACGGGTGGCTGGGCGGTTCAGATACGTGGAGGTCGTCAGTGCGTCGTACGCCAGAGTCATCTCCATGAACTCGGCGAAGGGGGCGTCTCCGCCACAGGGGGCGATCGGGCCACGCTCTCGCCCGCAGGCCACATCGTGGAGGATAACGAAATCCATGACTACGGGCAAATCCATCCCATGTATCGCGCGGGAGTCTCGATCGGCGGCGTTGGACAGCATGTCCTCCATAATCACATCCACCATGCGCCCCATCAGGCGGTCGGTTTTTCCGGTAACAACCACACAATTTCATGGAACGAGATCGACCACGTCTGCCTGGAGTCCAACGATGCGGGAGCGATCTACGCCGGCCGTGACTGGACCATGCGGGGGACCGTCATCTCCTGGAATTACTTTCATCATATATCGGGTTTTCAAAACCGCGGCTGTATGGGAGTGTACCTGGACGATATGTTCTGCGGCACACAAATCACCAACAATATCTTTTATCAGGTAACACGCGCTGCATTTATCGGAGGTGGGCGAGACAATCTCGTAGAGAATAACATATTCATTGACTGCCGCCCGGCAGTGCATGTCGATGCCCGCGCTCTCGGCTGGGCTTCCTACCACGTGCCCACGACAATGACGGAGCGTCTCAAAGCCATGCCCTATAAGAGTGAACTCTGGCGAAAAGCCTATCCGACACTGGTCAATATCCTCGAGGACGAACCTGCGGCACCGAAAGGCAATATCATTCGCAAAAACCTTTGCTTCGGGGGAACCTGGGAAAACATCGAGAATCGTGCGCGGTCGTACCTCGTCATGGAAAACAATGTGATACTTCCGCTGGAGGCCACAGCCCGTTTCTTTGTCAATCCCGAGACCGAAGACTGGCGGCTGAAGCCGGATGCCCCCCTTCAATCCACACTTCCAGGATTTGAGGCGATTCCTTTTGAGAAAATCGGCCCGCGACCTGCGAATCGCGCACTGCTGTCATGGCGGCGTGCGATCTCCGCGAGGCTTGCGAGTTACGAGGAGAAGAAAAAGGACACGGGGCCCGAACGCTGGGAATCCGCCATCAAGAAATTCGAAGAAGCAGACAAACTTCATCCGCCACCCGACGGAGCCATTCTCTTCGTGGGAAGTTCCAGCATCGTGCGATGGGATGTGTCGCGATGGTTTCCCCACTGGATCACAATCAATCGGGGCTTTGGCGGCTCACAGATTCATGAGGTTACCCATTACGCGAAGCGCATTATTGCTCCCTACCACCCTCAACTGATTGTCTTCTATGCCGGGGACAACGACATTGGAGCCGGGGCATCACCGGAGATCGTTTGTCGGCGCTTCGCCGATTTCCTGCAGGTCATCCGTTCCGAAGGTGTCACCGCCCCGGTCATCTTCATCGGGATCAAGCCATCGCTTGCCCGATGGCATCTGATCGACAAAATTCGAGCCGCCAACCATCTCATTGAGGAATACTGCCGGGCCCATCCGGAATCCAAAGTGCATTTTCTGGACGTCGAGAAACCCATGCTGGGCCCCGATGGCCATCCGCAACCAGACCTTTTCGTCAACGACGGCCTTCATCTGAGCGACAAGGGATACCAGTTGTGGTCGGAACTCCTGAAACCGGTGGTAGAGCAACTGCTGGGCGACAACCTACCCAAAAAATCCGGATGA
- a CDS encoding Gfo/Idh/MocA family protein — MRRRDFLKLGAAGLTLSTMPGYAVGLTRTKPRRIGLIGCGWYGKSVLLRFLQVEPCEVVALADVDGRMLEEAAQIVAERQKSGKKPQTYRDFRKMLAENEFDIVQVSTPDHWHALAAIEAMKAGADVYVEKPISVDVMEGAAMVAAARKYNRVVQVNTQRRSTPHLIEARDRFIKEGKLGKIGHVEIYCYYHMRRRGSVPDQPPPEYLDWDFWCGPAPYRPYNPAIHPRGWRSFKEFGNGIIGDMCIHMLDMVRWMLDLGWPKRISSAGGILVDRESMANVPDTQTAVFDFGDVTVVWEHRTWGKAPNPDYPWGATFYGDKGTLHASVFRYDFIPEGQGEPVHQDVQYELDQYPEDRTEKDLERHVAPAIRRHIRNFLDAVDSRSRPVADIEQGFISSACCILANVSLELGRDITWDPEKLRAVGDEAANQRLARPYRAPWQHPNPDTV; from the coding sequence ATGCGCAGACGCGATTTTCTCAAACTGGGAGCAGCCGGCCTAACACTATCCACGATGCCCGGCTATGCCGTGGGCTTGACCCGAACCAAACCTCGCCGCATAGGTCTGATCGGATGCGGATGGTACGGAAAGAGCGTCCTCCTTCGCTTTCTTCAGGTAGAACCGTGCGAAGTTGTGGCCCTGGCCGACGTGGATGGCCGAATGCTTGAGGAAGCAGCGCAGATTGTGGCGGAGCGCCAGAAATCCGGCAAAAAGCCACAAACATATCGCGATTTCCGCAAGATGTTGGCGGAAAACGAGTTCGATATTGTCCAGGTTTCCACTCCCGATCACTGGCATGCCTTGGCCGCCATCGAGGCCATGAAAGCGGGAGCAGACGTCTACGTGGAGAAACCTATCAGTGTGGACGTCATGGAGGGGGCCGCCATGGTCGCCGCCGCGCGGAAATACAACCGTGTGGTGCAGGTCAACACGCAGCGACGCAGCACTCCTCATCTCATTGAAGCGCGGGATCGTTTCATCAAAGAGGGCAAACTTGGTAAGATCGGCCATGTGGAGATTTATTGCTACTACCACATGAGACGGCGGGGAAGTGTGCCCGACCAGCCCCCGCCTGAGTACCTGGACTGGGACTTCTGGTGTGGTCCCGCCCCCTACAGACCGTATAACCCCGCCATTCATCCCCGGGGATGGCGTTCCTTCAAAGAATTCGGCAACGGAATCATCGGGGATATGTGCATCCATATGCTGGACATGGTCCGCTGGATGCTGGATCTGGGCTGGCCAAAACGTATTTCTTCGGCCGGTGGTATCCTCGTAGACAGGGAGAGCATGGCCAACGTTCCGGACACACAAACGGCCGTGTTTGATTTCGGAGATGTCACGGTCGTGTGGGAGCACCGCACATGGGGCAAGGCTCCCAATCCAGACTATCCATGGGGAGCTACGTTCTACGGGGACAAAGGCACGCTCCACGCGAGTGTCTTCCGCTACGACTTTATTCCGGAAGGCCAGGGGGAACCGGTGCACCAGGACGTTCAGTACGAGCTGGATCAATACCCCGAGGACCGGACGGAAAAGGACCTCGAACGTCACGTAGCGCCGGCGATCCGCAGGCACATTCGAAACTTCCTGGACGCCGTGGATTCCCGGAGCCGCCCGGTGGCCGATATCGAGCAGGGTTTCATTTCCTCCGCTTGCTGTATCCTCGCCAATGTGTCCCTAGAGCTAGGGCGCGATATCACCTGGGATCCGGAAAAGCTCCGGGCGGTTGGGGACGAAGCCGCCAACCAACGGCTGGCACGCCCCTACCGGGCCCCGTGGCAACATCCCAATCCAGACACGGTGTGA
- the folE gene encoding GTP cyclohydrolase I FolE — MNREVDHIEATRSCRDAKQAGQEPRDKLSATQEYQVDLPRIERAVREILLAVGEDPDREGLRETPARVARMYAELFRGLRLDPRRHLKKVFTEKYDEIVVVKDISFESVCEHHLMPFMGKAHIAYLPGGKVVGLSKLARVVEDVSRRPQVQERMTEVIADLLIEELDAKGVAVVVEAIHTCMTVRGIRKPGAICVTSALRGAFRTNPSTRAEVMTLIYNGRQ; from the coding sequence ATGAATCGTGAAGTTGATCATATTGAAGCAACGCGATCTTGTCGGGATGCCAAGCAGGCGGGTCAAGAGCCGAGAGACAAACTGTCGGCGACGCAGGAGTATCAGGTGGATTTGCCCCGCATCGAGCGGGCTGTGCGGGAAATCCTTCTGGCTGTAGGCGAAGATCCCGATCGAGAAGGTCTGCGGGAGACACCCGCACGTGTGGCCCGCATGTATGCTGAGCTCTTCCGCGGATTACGACTGGATCCGCGTAGGCATCTCAAAAAAGTCTTCACCGAAAAATACGACGAAATCGTTGTCGTCAAGGACATCAGCTTCGAGAGTGTTTGCGAGCACCATTTGATGCCTTTCATGGGCAAGGCCCATATTGCTTATCTACCAGGAGGAAAAGTGGTTGGCCTGAGCAAACTGGCGCGGGTGGTGGAAGACGTTTCGCGGCGTCCGCAGGTCCAGGAGCGCATGACGGAAGTCATTGCCGATCTGCTGATCGAAGAGCTTGACGCGAAGGGGGTGGCTGTGGTTGTGGAGGCCATTCACACCTGCATGACGGTGCGGGGAATTCGCAAACCGGGTGCCATCTGTGTGACGTCAGCGTTGCGAGGGGCGTTTCGCACAAATCCTTCCACCAGAGCGGAGGTCATGACCCTAATTTATAATGGCCGTCAGTAA
- a CDS encoding anaerobic glycerol-3-phosphate dehydrogenase subunit C: protein MAIEAWEQQRVRVYEDLSGLVKGRVLAEPVLLELFARDASIFHIRPLVVVRPQSTADVSACLQYCAEHRLPVHARGAGTGLAGECLGPGVVLDFSAYMRRLISVEERGRFVRVQPGVVLERLQRHLKSFGRKVAPEPFNSEVTTVGGSIAREAWTSRSLKYGLLGDYVREVTVCLADGTRVHFGQESLAEHAASPTLAPKSRLVLQVAQLLRTYEENRTIKGRPRLRSGYRLEGILADGKLNMPKLLAGSEGTLAVIVEATLETVPTLPGRAVGLLLFDKLEPAFDAALEILSFRPLACDLMDRRHLGLAREAESWFERLIPESVEAAVLIEIEGLDVEEARQELQGLIENLRTRKRLEFSARITTDESEITFLWKLARIPQPIRSLGSRKSRPLPVADDVAVPPEQLGTCVFALQHLLNKLEVSAAVYCQVSQGQIHLQPFLQESELSDAQRIRQVCDAVYEHVLSCGGNVGLGRGCGLSRSAYLARQWGPEYALLVELKRIFDPLGLLNPGKIVADSYTREWWQFLGRHVRADWTASTVAVTNSVSLEDSLDHGSTRDYGPTPERNSSSCPPIDTVPQEQQGSGATNGGTALDCVNSVEGDDSDSPPEADRPDERLPDILVSQLDWHPQAVASVVSQCTACGHCRTQGPGLRMCPLFRAQPFEEASPRAKVTLVRAILTGDLPLETITEDTFRAIADLCVHCHMCRVECPAQVDVPHLMMEAKTANTAAHGLPFSDWLLNRIEIVAAWGARVAPFVNWALQNKQLRWLLEKVTGIAQARKLPRLEKTSFLRIAARRHLHRPPRHGGPKVAYFVDVFATWFDHRLAEALIEVFEHNGIGVYVPLDQRGAGTAALTSGDADYARRVARRNVMVLAEAVRQGYDVVTTEPAAALSLTREYPEILDEEDARLVAAHTFDACDYLYRLYEAGKLRLDFQEIPLRLTYHWPCRLRALGVGQPGRQLLELIPELRVTTGPDGCSGMAGTYGLKHAHYRTSLRVGWPLLNAMRDAQVEAGVTECSTCRIQMEQATAKPTLHPIKILAVAYGLWPGGKNALLRPSQERTLAEN from the coding sequence ATGGCGATCGAAGCCTGGGAGCAACAGCGGGTCCGCGTTTACGAGGACCTTTCCGGGTTGGTCAAGGGAAGGGTCCTGGCGGAGCCTGTTCTGCTTGAATTGTTTGCCCGGGATGCCAGCATCTTTCATATTCGTCCCCTCGTGGTAGTTCGGCCTCAATCCACGGCCGATGTATCGGCGTGTCTCCAGTACTGTGCCGAACACCGTCTCCCGGTCCATGCACGAGGCGCGGGGACAGGGTTGGCAGGAGAGTGCCTGGGACCCGGCGTGGTGCTCGATTTTTCCGCCTACATGCGGCGGTTGATTTCTGTTGAAGAGCGCGGCCGATTCGTTCGCGTCCAACCAGGGGTGGTGTTGGAACGTCTCCAGCGGCATCTCAAAAGTTTTGGCAGAAAAGTGGCGCCAGAGCCGTTCAATTCCGAGGTGACCACTGTGGGCGGCTCCATCGCCCGGGAAGCGTGGACCAGTCGATCTCTCAAATACGGACTGTTGGGTGACTATGTGCGCGAGGTGACCGTGTGTCTTGCTGACGGTACCCGCGTCCATTTTGGCCAGGAATCTCTCGCGGAACATGCCGCGTCGCCGACTTTGGCACCCAAAAGTCGTCTTGTGTTGCAGGTTGCCCAATTGCTTCGGACCTATGAAGAGAATCGCACCATAAAAGGACGACCGAGGCTCCGCTCCGGGTATCGGCTGGAAGGCATTCTCGCGGACGGCAAACTTAACATGCCGAAACTGCTGGCTGGATCGGAGGGGACTCTGGCGGTAATTGTCGAGGCGACCTTGGAAACCGTTCCCACACTGCCGGGCAGAGCGGTGGGACTTTTGCTCTTTGACAAACTGGAACCGGCATTTGATGCGGCGCTTGAGATATTGAGCTTTCGCCCGCTGGCGTGCGACCTGATGGACCGCCGTCACCTGGGACTTGCTCGGGAGGCGGAATCATGGTTTGAGCGTTTGATTCCCGAAAGCGTCGAAGCCGCGGTATTGATCGAAATTGAGGGATTGGATGTCGAGGAAGCCCGTCAAGAACTTCAAGGCCTAATTGAAAACCTGCGGACGCGCAAGCGATTGGAGTTTTCTGCGCGGATAACAACTGACGAGTCAGAAATCACTTTCCTGTGGAAGCTGGCGCGAATTCCGCAACCGATCCGATCTCTCGGATCACGGAAATCGCGGCCGTTGCCGGTGGCGGACGACGTGGCGGTTCCGCCTGAGCAACTTGGTACCTGCGTCTTCGCCCTGCAACACCTTCTCAACAAGCTGGAAGTCTCTGCCGCCGTCTATTGCCAGGTCAGTCAGGGACAGATTCATCTCCAGCCGTTTCTCCAGGAGTCGGAACTAAGTGATGCCCAGCGGATCCGCCAGGTCTGCGATGCAGTGTACGAGCATGTCCTCAGTTGTGGAGGAAATGTGGGCCTGGGCCGAGGCTGTGGGCTGAGTCGCAGTGCCTATCTGGCTCGGCAGTGGGGACCGGAATACGCGCTCCTTGTAGAGCTCAAAAGAATATTTGATCCCCTGGGACTTCTGAATCCCGGAAAAATTGTCGCGGATTCCTACACCCGTGAATGGTGGCAATTCCTGGGCCGCCACGTGCGAGCCGACTGGACCGCCTCTACTGTTGCAGTGACCAATTCGGTGAGCCTGGAAGACTCACTCGACCATGGAAGCACACGTGACTATGGGCCGACTCCGGAAAGGAACTCCTCGTCTTGTCCCCCCATCGACACAGTCCCTCAGGAGCAGCAAGGATCTGGAGCCACAAATGGAGGGACGGCGCTAGATTGTGTGAACTCGGTAGAAGGAGATGATTCGGATTCTCCTCCCGAGGCCGACAGGCCGGATGAACGGCTGCCAGACATCCTTGTTTCGCAACTGGATTGGCATCCCCAGGCGGTTGCGTCCGTGGTGTCTCAATGTACTGCCTGCGGTCATTGCCGGACGCAGGGGCCCGGACTACGCATGTGCCCGCTTTTTCGTGCACAACCCTTCGAAGAGGCGTCGCCTCGAGCCAAGGTGACTCTGGTGAGGGCCATTTTGACGGGGGACTTGCCGCTCGAGACCATCACCGAGGACACCTTTCGCGCGATCGCCGACCTGTGTGTACACTGCCACATGTGCCGGGTAGAGTGTCCCGCGCAGGTGGATGTGCCTCACCTGATGATGGAGGCCAAAACAGCGAACACCGCCGCACATGGCCTTCCGTTTTCAGACTGGTTGCTTAATCGGATTGAGATAGTGGCTGCATGGGGCGCGCGTGTAGCGCCGTTTGTCAATTGGGCCTTGCAAAATAAACAATTGCGGTGGCTCTTGGAAAAGGTTACTGGCATTGCTCAGGCACGGAAATTGCCTCGGCTGGAAAAAACAAGCTTTCTGCGCATTGCGGCAAGACGCCACCTCCATCGACCCCCGCGCCACGGTGGTCCCAAGGTGGCCTACTTTGTTGATGTCTTCGCGACCTGGTTCGATCACCGATTGGCCGAGGCTTTAATTGAAGTATTTGAGCACAACGGAATTGGGGTATACGTCCCTCTAGACCAGCGAGGTGCAGGAACAGCGGCCCTCACATCGGGAGATGCCGATTATGCCCGGCGGGTGGCACGTCGGAACGTGATGGTACTGGCGGAAGCCGTTCGTCAGGGATATGACGTGGTGACGACCGAACCGGCGGCGGCCCTCAGCTTGACCCGGGAGTATCCCGAGATCCTTGATGAAGAGGATGCACGGCTTGTCGCCGCTCACACGTTTGACGCCTGCGATTATTTGTACCGGCTGTATGAAGCGGGCAAATTGAGGTTGGACTTCCAAGAGATACCGCTCAGGTTGACGTATCACTGGCCCTGCCGTCTTCGTGCGCTGGGTGTGGGACAGCCTGGACGTCAGCTCCTTGAACTGATTCCCGAGCTTCGCGTCACAACGGGGCCGGACGGATGTTCGGGAATGGCTGGGACGTACGGATTGAAGCATGCCCATTACCGAACCAGTCTCCGGGTCGGCTGGCCACTTCTCAATGCAATGCGCGACGCCCAGGTGGAAGCCGGAGTGACGGAATGCAGCACCTGCCGGATCCAGATGGAGCAGGCCACGGCGAAGCCCACGCTTCACCCAATCAAGATTTTGGCGGTTGCCTATGGCCTTTGGCCGGGCGGAAAGAATGCGTTGCTTCGACCGAGCCAGGAACGCACATTGGCCGAAAATTAG